A genomic window from Panthera tigris isolate Pti1 chromosome B4, P.tigris_Pti1_mat1.1, whole genome shotgun sequence includes:
- the LOC122240539 gene encoding uncharacterized protein LOC122240539 translates to MEYCVYNKNLQQGGQIGSTGSKGHCKGHRNVCQGTHLISDEASISSTPGSDTFATLKPRTRRALSASPPSVDLPCCRVKHESRARWALGQPGCASAASGLPGPYPLPPSAQPPKESHPRSQNSHTNTAGRNREGYAVTRPPPPQLLVNACVLTRFSQPSRGPGGAFHHKDISSPVSLSARRRAQQTNAGVAFSGATNSREAHHKSRGRWRPDARRLFCRPGSKPEAPLPLFPCPGEAVNRPRHVAPRGFPGRGRAQRADTEAKRGRVGGPAPPPVLSQKTAQGGRVSLRARRQEAEAPAPRARGVGRGLGTVYAPCLRARLLWSLRRAACGPLRLPERCL, encoded by the coding sequence ATGGAATACTGTGTTTATAACAAAAATTTACAACAAGGGGGCCAAATCGGGTCGACTGGGTCTAAAGGGCATTGCAAAGGGCATCGCAACGTATGTCAGGGAACTCATTTAATTTCTGATGAAGCTAGCATTTCATCAACCCCTGGTTCTGATACATTTGCCACACTGAAACCGCGGACACGGCGAGCGCTCTCCGCAAGCCCCCCTTCCGTGGACCTGCCATGCTGCAGGGTAAAGCACGAGAGTCGCGCGCGTTGGGCACTCGGCCAGCCGGGCTGCGCCTCGGCCGCCTCCGGGCTGCCAGGCCCTTACCCTCTCCCACCCTCAGCACAACCGCCTAAAGAAAGCCACCCACGCTCCCAAAATAGCCACACAAACACGGCAGGGAGGAACCGCGAGGGCTACGCGGTGACACGGCCGCCTCCTCCCCAACTGCTGGTTAACGCGTGTGTTTTGACAAGATTCTCACAACCCAGCAGGGGTCCCGGCGGGGCATTTCATCACAAGGACATTTCTTCGCCTGTGTCACTTTCTGCCCGCCGACGGGCGCAGCAAACCAACGCTGGGGTGGCGTTTTCAGGGGCGACGAACTCCCGCGAGGCCCATCACAAATCCCGCGGGCGCTGGCGGCCGGACGCACGCCGTCTGTTCTGCAGGCCGGGGAGTAAACCCGAAGCTCCgctccccctcttcccctgccctggggAAGCAGTGAACCGCCCACGACACGTGGCACCGCGCGGCTTCCCCGGCAGGGGGCGGGCACAGCGAGCGGACACGGAGGCCAAGCGAGGGAGGGTCGGGGGACCCGCGCCTCCTCCTGTTCTTTCACAGAAGACGGCCCAGGGAGGCCGAGTCTCCCTTCGAGCGAGGCGCCAGGAGGCCGAAGCCCCAGCGCCGCGGGCCCGGGGAGTCGGCCGCGGCTTGGGGACCGTCTACGCCCCGTGCCTCCGTGCGAGGCTACTGTGGAGCCTGCGGCGAGCGGCTTGCGGTCCCCTGCGGCTCCCGGAGCGCTGCCTGTGA